The following are encoded in a window of Methanorbis rubei genomic DNA:
- a CDS encoding sodium:solute symporter family protein, translating to MNWTTDTWIALFLIVMYFALLIGIGVWAAKKIKNSEDYILAGRSLGFWIFLLLLITSICSGVTLIGGSGMGFTYGWPSIWDQIFVPLAAVFCIVFFGSKLNLIGKKQGIVTLEDYFSLRYENTRELRMLSAVIGILVSLVYLVGQYTAISIVLVWLFGIEHWHALLIAAAIITTYTALGGLYAVSWTGMIQGLILIFGMLIFAPMIVMYAGGLEHINMVLASIDPNFVMPAFPERYAAYAYITPEIIFSFGVLLIVGLACAPHVVSNVLAVKDIRYFRWAPLIAFAVYLTISMLVRFSGMGVRTLVEEGTVVLPDVVNAADYSFVYGISAAAGGMVAMGLFAVMILSAVMSTTDRLMLTVGTQFSWNIFKIILRPDASEKQVIRISQITMLVAVVISLLLAINPPEVLVFLIFLAIGLILASFAVPLISGLYWRRATTAGAIASMAIGLVTALGFGYYDQFVEKLPMHFSIYALAFSITTMVIVSLLTQKNSDAALDSTYTGGYLHPKE from the coding sequence ATGAACTGGACGACTGATACCTGGATTGCCCTCTTTCTGATCGTGATGTACTTTGCCCTGCTGATCGGCATCGGAGTATGGGCTGCAAAAAAGATCAAAAACTCAGAGGACTACATTCTCGCCGGACGAAGTCTCGGGTTCTGGATATTTCTTTTGCTTCTCATCACCTCCATCTGCAGCGGAGTGACCCTCATCGGTGGCAGCGGTATGGGATTCACTTACGGCTGGCCAAGCATCTGGGATCAGATTTTTGTACCGCTTGCTGCGGTGTTCTGTATTGTGTTCTTTGGATCCAAACTGAATCTGATCGGAAAAAAACAGGGAATCGTAACGCTCGAAGATTATTTTTCCCTCAGATATGAAAACACCCGCGAGCTTCGGATGCTGTCTGCGGTGATTGGAATTTTAGTCTCGCTCGTCTACCTCGTCGGCCAGTACACGGCTATCAGCATCGTGCTTGTCTGGCTGTTCGGCATTGAACACTGGCATGCGTTGTTGATTGCGGCGGCAATCATCACCACCTACACCGCCCTCGGCGGTCTGTATGCGGTCTCATGGACCGGCATGATTCAGGGACTGATTCTGATTTTCGGCATGCTTATTTTTGCGCCAATGATTGTGATGTATGCGGGAGGACTCGAACACATCAACATGGTGCTCGCTTCGATCGACCCGAACTTTGTGATGCCCGCGTTCCCTGAAAGGTACGCGGCGTATGCATACATCACGCCTGAGATCATTTTCTCGTTCGGTGTTCTGTTGATTGTCGGCCTTGCCTGTGCCCCGCACGTGGTCTCCAATGTTCTTGCGGTAAAGGACATCCGCTACTTCCGCTGGGCACCATTAATTGCGTTTGCGGTGTATCTGACGATCTCGATGCTTGTCCGGTTCTCAGGCATGGGAGTGAGGACGTTGGTCGAAGAGGGGACGGTGGTGCTTCCTGATGTTGTGAATGCCGCGGACTACTCGTTTGTCTACGGCATCAGTGCGGCTGCCGGCGGAATGGTTGCGATGGGGCTGTTTGCGGTGATGATTCTTTCAGCAGTGATGTCGACGACTGATAGGCTGATGCTGACGGTTGGAACCCAGTTCTCCTGGAATATTTTCAAGATCATCTTACGACCCGATGCATCCGAGAAGCAGGTTATCAGGATCAGTCAGATTACGATGCTTGTCGCGGTAGTAATCTCGCTGCTTCTTGCGATCAATCCGCCGGAGGTTCTGGTGTTTTTGATCTTCCTTGCGATCGGCCTCATCCTCGCATCGTTTGCGGTGCCGCTTATATCAGGACTCTACTGGCGGCGGGCAACGACTGCCGGAGCGATCGCAAGTATGGCAATTGGTCTTGTGACTGCGTTAGGGTTCGGCTACTATGATCAGTTTGTGGAGAAACTGCCGATGCACTTCTCAATATATGCACTGGCGTTTTCGATTACAACGATGGTGATCGTGAGTCTGCTGACGCAGAAGAACTCGGATGCGGCGCTGGATTCCACCTACACCGGTGGATATCTGCATCCAAAAGAGTAG
- a CDS encoding winged helix-turn-helix transcriptional regulator, whose product MFLQYHSIEAQKDFFIDEGVIAEDEGVNEGVNTLLDLIRTEPGLNARTLAAKTGKSLSTTERHIRKLKYERVIEFRGAPKNGGYYPIS is encoded by the coding sequence ATTTTTTTACAGTATCACTCTATTGAAGCACAAAAAGATTTTTTTATCGATGAAGGTGTAATTGCCGAAGATGAAGGGGTAAATGAAGGGGTAAATACTCTCCTTGATCTCATCCGAACAGAACCCGGCCTCAACGCCCGCACTCTTGCAGCAAAAACCGGCAAAAGTCTTTCCACTACCGAACGCCATATACGAAAACTGAAATATGAAAGAGTGATTGAGTTTCGCGGTGCGCCAAAAAACGGCGGGTATTATCCCATCTCCTGA
- a CDS encoding RNA methyltransferase, whose amino-acid sequence MPQVDIVLVEPLYEGNIGFAARVMKNFGFHNMVLVNPPKMTMEATARASHAKDVLESAEVLTLEEVFHRSDLAVATTGGLAKSVSHPMRMPYYSPSELREMIKNVDGRISILFGRENWGLNNEEIARCDIVATIPTSAEYPVMNISHAIGVICYELAHLPRGEYLLANKVEMDALYAHFARFLEGISHPIEKRETTLLLAKRVLGRTNLTVREASTIHGVLRRTEWHLKHPGMAYEEKTREHWDEEE is encoded by the coding sequence ATGCCGCAGGTTGATATCGTTCTCGTAGAGCCGCTCTACGAAGGAAACATCGGGTTTGCCGCCCGTGTCATGAAAAACTTCGGGTTTCACAACATGGTTTTAGTGAACCCGCCGAAGATGACGATGGAGGCAACTGCCAGAGCGTCGCATGCAAAGGATGTGCTTGAGTCGGCCGAGGTTTTAACGCTTGAAGAGGTGTTTCACCGCAGCGATCTCGCGGTTGCCACAACCGGCGGTCTGGCAAAGTCGGTGTCGCACCCGATGCGGATGCCGTACTACTCTCCGTCTGAACTCCGGGAAATGATCAAAAATGTGGACGGCAGAATATCAATTCTGTTTGGTAGGGAGAACTGGGGTCTGAACAATGAGGAGATCGCCCGCTGCGATATCGTCGCTACGATTCCAACATCCGCAGAGTATCCGGTTATGAATATCTCTCATGCGATTGGTGTCATCTGCTATGAGCTTGCCCATCTGCCGCGGGGCGAGTATCTGCTTGCAAACAAAGTGGAGATGGACGCTCTGTATGCACACTTTGCAAGATTTCTTGAAGGCATCAGTCATCCGATCGAGAAGCGGGAGACGACCCTTCTGCTTGCAAAGCGTGTGCTCGGCAGAACGAATCTGACGGTCCGCGAGGCAAGTACAATTCACGGTGTTCTTCGGAGAACCGAGTGGCACCTGAAACATCCTGGTATGGCGTACGAGGAGAAGACCCGCGAACACTGGGATGAGGAAGAGTAA
- a CDS encoding phosphoglycerol geranylgeranyltransferase, with the protein MNWKEWRHITKLDPDKILGDGAIAEIAASGTDVLMLSGTLDVTPEKLADLYDQVRDSGLPVVVEPADPTGARFDGMDLVFVPTVFNAAHPMFVCGLHKEWVQHFPIDWNKVVGEAYVVLNPASSVGKLTHAKCDLAPEEVAAYAVVAEKYYRMPVFYIEYSGTYGNPAVTKAVSEVAEDIVVFYGGGINSGEKAAEMGQYADAIVVGNAVYDAGPAVLKDTVRAVR; encoded by the coding sequence ATGAACTGGAAAGAGTGGAGACATATTACCAAACTTGATCCCGATAAGATTCTGGGCGATGGTGCGATTGCAGAGATTGCGGCAAGCGGAACTGATGTTCTGATGCTGTCAGGGACGCTGGATGTTACGCCGGAAAAACTTGCTGACCTGTATGATCAGGTCCGCGACTCAGGGCTTCCTGTTGTGGTGGAGCCTGCCGACCCGACTGGTGCAAGATTTGACGGAATGGATCTCGTGTTCGTGCCGACCGTGTTCAACGCGGCGCATCCGATGTTTGTCTGCGGTTTGCACAAGGAGTGGGTGCAGCACTTCCCAATCGACTGGAACAAAGTTGTCGGCGAGGCATATGTGGTGCTGAACCCTGCGTCATCTGTCGGCAAACTGACACATGCAAAGTGCGATCTGGCTCCCGAAGAGGTCGCGGCCTACGCGGTCGTCGCGGAAAAGTACTACCGCATGCCGGTGTTCTACATTGAGTACAGCGGAACCTACGGCAATCCGGCTGTGACGAAAGCGGTCTCTGAGGTTGCCGAGGATATTGTGGTGTTCTACGGCGGCGGCATCAACTCTGGTGAGAAGGCTGCGGAGATGGGACAGTATGCTGACGCGATTGTGGTGGGCAATGCGGTCTACGATGCGGGACCCGCCGTTTTGAAGGATACGGTCAGGGCGGTCCGGTAA